The following coding sequences lie in one Chionomys nivalis chromosome 8, mChiNiv1.1, whole genome shotgun sequence genomic window:
- the LOC130879501 gene encoding olfactory receptor 5B3-like: MENKTEVTHFLLLGLTDDPSLQLPLFITFLLIYIITLVGNLGMILLIFKDSRLHTPMYFFLGHLSLADLFYSSAVTPKVMAGFLIGDKVISYNDCAAQMFFFVAFGSVENYLLASMAYDRYAAVCKPLHYATTMTTSVCTWLIIGSYIIGFVNASIHTGDTFQLYFCRSNVVHHFFCDIPAVMVLSCSDKHVSELVLVSIVSFHMFFAFIVIWISYAFIFITILKMHSTAGHHKAVSTCASHFTAVSIFYGTAIFMYVQPSSTHSMDTDKIASVFYTMVIPMLNPLVYSLRNKEVKSAFKKIVQEAKSL, from the coding sequence ATGGAGAACAAGACTgaagtgactcacttcctcttgCTGGGACTCACTGATGATCCAAGCCTACAGCTTCCCCTCTTCATCACCTTCCTCCTCATCTACATCATCACCCTGGTGGGAAACCTTGGGATGATCCTGTTGATTTTCAAGGACTCTCGGCtccacactcccatgtacttTTTTCTAGGTCACCTTTCTCTGGCAGACCTTTTTTACTCTTCAGCAGTCACTCCAAAAGTCATGGCTGGTTTTCTTATAGGAGACAAGGTCATTTCCTACAATGACTGTGCTGCACAAATGTTCTTTTTTGTAGCCTTTGGTAGTGTGGAAAATTACCTGCTGGCCTCAATGGCCTACGATCGCTATGCAGCAGTATGTAAGCCCCTACACTATGCCACCACCATGAccacaagtgtgtgcacatggCTGATCATTGGTTCTTATATCATTGGTTTTGTGAATGCCTCCATCCATACTGGAGATACATTTCAGCTCTATTTCTGTAGATCCAATGTGGTCCATCACTTTTTCTGTGATATTCCAGCAGTCATGGTTCTCTCTTGTTCTGACAAACATGTCAGTGAGCTGGTTCTTGTCTCTATAGTGAGCTTCCACATGTTTTTTGCCTTCATAGTTATCTGGATatcttatgcatttatttttatcaccATCCTAAAGATGCACTCAACTGCAGGACATCACAAGGCTGTATCCACCTGTGCCTCCCACTTCACTGCAGTCTCCATTTTCTATGGAACtgctatttttatgtatgtgcagCCCAGTTCCACTCACTCTATGGACACAGACAAAATTGCCTCTGTGTTCTACACCATGGTCATCCCCATGCTGAATCCTCTGGTCTATAGCCTGAGGAACAAAGAGGTGAAGAGTGCATTCAAAAAAATAGTTCAGGAGGCAAAGTCTTTGTAA